The following coding sequences lie in one Agarivorans sp. Alg241-V36 genomic window:
- the ppnN gene encoding nucleotide 5'-monophosphate nucleosidase PpnN, which translates to MITHINPVGSMNLLSKLEVDQLTLSASEDIYLLYRNCSLAVLNSGSKTDSSREILERYKDFEINVLSRERGVKLELANAPEDAFVDGEIIRGIQEHLFSVLRDILYVSNEIKEQAHLDLNQSSHITNLVFSMLRNARVIHPRTEPNLVVCWGGHSINDVEYQYTREVGSQLGLRELNICTGCGPGAMEGPMKGAAVGHAKQRVNDGRYIGLTEPSIIAAEPPNPIVNELIILPDIEKRLEAFVRTGHAIVIFPGGAGTAEELLYILGIMLHPENARQPLPIVLTGPKSSEEYFKSIDEFIGATLGHEAQQRYQIIIDDSARAAQVIKQMMPKVKDYRRAIGDAYSFNWSLKIDSDFQHPFEPLHENVEKLNLHFDQAPQDLAANLRRAFSAIVSGNVKDEGIKQIEKHGPFIIDGDPKIMKMLDKLLKDFVAQHRMKLPGSKYEPCYKVGKAK; encoded by the coding sequence ATGATTACCCATATAAACCCTGTGGGCAGTATGAACTTACTGTCAAAGCTCGAAGTAGATCAACTCACCTTAAGTGCCTCAGAAGATATTTATTTATTGTACCGAAACTGCAGCTTAGCAGTGCTCAACTCTGGCAGTAAAACCGACAGCAGTCGCGAGATACTAGAACGTTATAAAGACTTTGAGATTAACGTACTAAGCCGTGAGCGCGGGGTAAAGCTGGAGCTCGCCAACGCCCCTGAAGATGCCTTTGTTGATGGCGAAATCATTCGCGGTATTCAAGAACATTTGTTTAGTGTACTTCGCGACATTTTATATGTTTCTAACGAAATCAAAGAACAAGCCCACCTCGATCTCAATCAATCGTCACACATTACCAACTTAGTGTTCTCGATGCTGCGTAACGCTAGAGTAATTCACCCTAGAACCGAGCCAAACTTGGTAGTGTGTTGGGGTGGCCATTCCATCAATGATGTTGAATACCAATATACCCGTGAAGTAGGCAGCCAACTGGGATTACGCGAGTTAAATATTTGTACCGGTTGTGGCCCAGGCGCCATGGAAGGTCCAATGAAAGGGGCTGCGGTAGGACACGCCAAACAACGGGTTAACGATGGTCGCTACATTGGCTTAACAGAACCCAGTATTATCGCAGCCGAGCCACCTAACCCAATAGTCAACGAATTAATCATTCTGCCCGACATAGAGAAACGCTTAGAAGCCTTTGTTAGAACCGGCCACGCTATTGTTATCTTCCCAGGTGGAGCAGGCACAGCCGAAGAATTATTGTATATTCTTGGCATAATGCTACACCCTGAAAATGCCCGCCAACCTTTGCCTATTGTACTCACTGGTCCTAAATCTAGCGAAGAGTACTTCAAAAGCATTGATGAGTTTATTGGCGCAACATTAGGACACGAAGCACAGCAACGCTATCAAATAATCATTGATGATTCGGCCCGAGCAGCCCAAGTCATTAAGCAAATGATGCCTAAGGTAAAAGACTACCGTCGCGCAATTGGTGACGCCTATTCCTTTAACTGGAGCTTAAAAATCGATAGTGATTTTCAACATCCTTTTGAGCCACTACACGAGAATGTCGAAAAGCTTAATTTACACTTCGACCAAGCTCCTCAAGATCTAGCCGCAAACTTACGCAGGGCATTTTCTGCCATTGTAAGTGGTAACGTTAAAGATGAAGGCATTAAACAAATCGAAAAACATGGGCCTTTTATTATTGACGGTGACCCTAAGATAATGAAAATGTTAGATAAACTGCTAAAAGATTTTGTCGCTCAACACCGCATGAAACTACCCGGAAGCAAATACGAGCCCTGCTATAAGGTTGGAAAAGCTAAATGA
- the xni gene encoding flap endonuclease Xni, which produces MAKQLVIIDALNLIRRIYAVQQQRTPDGALDNATTMALGSACKRIIASLKPSHIIAVFDGDHCAWREQLFPAYKQNRSPMPEQLAKQLENLKDHLLDLGVDSVSAPDEEADDICATIASKAAAANYPVTIVSTDRGYYSLLNHGVNLYDYFRREYISIDEVENKFGITISQLTDYWALVGISSVNVAGVAGIGAKSAQTLLNNYPDAQAILDDPSPNKLAQKVQNSSAQLNLAKQLLSLRTDLQLGFSLKHLRYQHPTN; this is translated from the coding sequence ATGGCTAAGCAGCTTGTCATCATCGATGCATTAAACCTCATCAGGCGTATCTATGCTGTGCAGCAGCAAAGAACGCCTGATGGAGCTTTAGATAATGCCACCACTATGGCCTTAGGCAGCGCCTGCAAGCGCATTATTGCTAGCCTGAAACCTTCACACATTATTGCAGTATTCGACGGAGACCATTGCGCTTGGCGCGAACAGCTTTTTCCTGCTTATAAACAAAACCGCTCACCCATGCCAGAGCAGCTTGCCAAACAATTAGAAAACTTAAAAGACCATCTATTAGATCTCGGCGTCGATTCAGTATCAGCCCCCGATGAAGAAGCCGACGATATTTGCGCCACTATTGCCAGCAAAGCAGCAGCGGCGAACTACCCAGTAACCATAGTTTCTACCGACAGAGGCTACTACAGCCTGCTTAACCACGGTGTTAACCTGTACGACTATTTTCGTCGAGAGTACATATCTATTGATGAAGTAGAAAACAAATTTGGTATTACTATCTCCCAGCTTACCGACTACTGGGCCCTTGTAGGCATTAGCAGTGTTAATGTTGCAGGCGTTGCAGGAATAGGAGCCAAAAGCGCACAAACTTTGTTAAACAACTACCCTGATGCCCAAGCTATACTAGATGATCCCTCACCTAATAAGCTCGCTCAGAAAGTACAAAATAGTTCCGCACAGCTTAACTTAGCCAAACAACTACTAAGTTTGCGAACTGATTTACAACTTGGCTTTTCTCTTAAGCACCTTCGCTATCAACACCCCACCAACTAA